From Methanoculleus sp. SDB, the proteins below share one genomic window:
- a CDS encoding alkyl hydroperoxide reductase → MTELTRGMPAPAFCLPDADGKEVCLADFKDRWLILYFYPKDNSSGCTLEARSFSDEMEDFARLEAAIIGISPDSVTSHKRFAEKQNLSVRLLADPDHRVIAAYGAWVPKKMYGKEYMGIERSTFIIDTEGTVAAVWRKVKVKGHVAEVKAKLEALKADDAA, encoded by the coding sequence ATGACAGAACTCACACGCGGCATGCCGGCCCCGGCCTTCTGCCTTCCGGACGCGGACGGAAAAGAAGTCTGCCTTGCGGATTTCAAAGATCGCTGGCTCATCCTCTACTTCTACCCGAAGGACAACTCATCGGGATGCACGCTCGAGGCCCGGTCCTTTTCCGACGAGATGGAGGACTTTGCCCGCCTCGAGGCCGCAATCATCGGCATCAGCCCGGATTCAGTTACGAGCCACAAGCGGTTCGCCGAAAAGCAAAACCTCTCCGTCCGTCTCCTCGCCGATCCGGATCACCGGGTGATCGCGGCCTATGGTGCCTGGGTCCCGAAGAAGATGTACGGAAAGGAGTACATGGGAATCGAACGGAGCACTTTCATCATCGATACCGAGGGAACGGTCGCCGCCGTGTGGCGGAAGGTGAAGGTGAAGGGGCATGTGGCCGAGGTGAAGGCAAAGCTCGAGGCACTGAAAGCAGACGATGCAGCATAA